A single window of Dermacentor albipictus isolate Rhodes 1998 colony chromosome 1, USDA_Dalb.pri_finalv2, whole genome shotgun sequence DNA harbors:
- the LOC135915214 gene encoding methyl-CpG-binding protein 2-like has product MFQSRCGVPAGWIRKVCQRKSGRTAGRYDVYIYSPQGRKFRSRRELTAFLGYIGSGLSISEFNFSAARRECEAGCSDCASPKCLPGPNEAPPREPSAAGDKASTSGVSVTSGISGPLAPLKEHSEEVSARPNVAPSTATAFGKDPDTRDEHAEKAKDVAIDKEMQTGETQVIAAKTDSTPSAVHLLERQPTAGEKMAPEPKDDPGRAIDASRDQPQRPDEADGKPAVENCEPKANPSLAPQQKSFDVKKTSSKEPHRLAKATTSNSKPNAKKKLGLKSKLEARRKDRLIVSSSLFKKFERVPAAKIHSTSEKQRPDAKSEPQPGPSLEGKEEGTSSELSIELEAKPTVEAKQNSEPKKHPCDAPMCDLTAGAQSNLDQVEKPPSTSGGQPPVEKKLKTKKKFALKRKFVEDNVLFTEFHLIKRVPVVKPKGSERK; this is encoded by the coding sequence ATGTTCCAGAGCAGGTGCGGCGTTCCTGCTGGATGGATCCGCAAGGTCTGCCAGCGAAAAAGTGGACGCACCGCGGGTAGATATGACGTGTACATTTACAGCCCCCAAGGTCGCAAATTCAGATCACGAAGAGAACTGACAGCGTTTCTCGGTTACATAGGTAGTGGCCTATCAATTTCCGAGTTTAACTTTTCCGCTGCAAGAAGGGAGTGCGAGGCCGGCTGTTCTGATTGTGCGAGCCCGAAATGTCTGCCGGGTCCCAACGAGGCACCACCACGGGAGCCATCAGCAGCAGGTGACAAAGCCTCAACAAGCGGGGTTTCTGTGACGAGTGGGATCAGCGGGCCACTGGCGCCGCTCAAGGAGCACTCGGAGGAGGTGAGTGCTAGGCCTAACGTGGCACCTTCTACTGCCACCGCGTTCGGAAAGGACCCCGACACTAGGGATGAGCATGCCGAGAAAGCCAAGGATGTTGCAATCGACAAGGAGATGCAAACTGGAGAAACGCAGGTTATCGCGGCGAAGACTGACTCAACTCCGTCAGCGGTTCACCTGCTCGAGCGGCAGCCCACAGCTGGGGAAAAGATGGCGCCTGAGCCGAAAGACGATCCCGGTCGCGCGATCGATGCGTCTCGTGACCAACCACAGCGGCCAGACGAAGCTGATGGGAAGCCGGCCGTTGAGAACTGTGAACCGAAGGCGAATCCAAGTCTGGCGCCTCAGCAGAAGAGTTTCGATGTCAAGAAGACATCGTCGAAAGAACCTCACCGGCTTGCAAAGGCGACTACTTCCAACTCAAAGCCGAACGCCAAGAAGAAGCTTGGGCTGAAGAGCAAGCTGGAAGCAAGGCGGAAGGATAGGCTCATCGTGAGTAGTTCATTGTTCAAGAAATTTGAACGGGTCCCGGCAGCTAAAATACATTCGACCTCCGAGAAGCAGCGACCTGACGCAAAGAGCGAGCCCCAACCAGGCCCGTCGCTAGAGGGTAAGGAGGAAGGCACGTCTTCCGAACTGTCCATCGAGCTTGAGGCAAAGCCGACAGTTGAGGCGAAGCAGAACTCCGAGCCCAAGAAACACCCATGTGATGCGCCCATGTGTGACCTCACCGCAGGTGCACAATCGAATTTAGATCAGGTCGAAAAACCTCCCTCAACCAGTGGTGGTCAGCCGCCTGTTGAAAAGAAGCTCAAGACGAAGAAAAAGTTTGCGCTGAAGCGTAAATTCGTAGAGGACAACGTGCTGTTCACGGAGTTCCACCTCATCAAGCGTGTGCCTGTAGTTAAGCCGAAAGGTAGCGAGCGAAAGTGA